Part of the Thioalkalivibrio sp. XN279 genome is shown below.
CTTCCAGCACCTGTCCGACCGGGCGGGCGATGGAGCGTGCGATGAGGAAGGCCAGCAGGATGGCGATCAGCACTGCGGCGGTGGAGAGGCCGATGACGATCACCCGGCCGCTGGCCGCGGCTTCCATCGCGCGGTCGCCGCCCTGCTGCATCAGGCCGTCCTGGAACTCGATCAGCTCCCTGATTGCTTCAAGGTAATTGTCCTGTGCTTCCATCATCCGGCCCGTCAGCAACTCTTCAGCTGCTTCGTTCTCGCCGGCGCGGATGAGCTCCTGCAGATCCGTCAGCGCGGCCACGAAGACCGGCCGGGTCGCCTGGACGCCGGCCAGCGCCTGCTTGCCCTCGGGCGAGGTGATGTTCGCCTCGAGCAACTCGATGTTGCGAGTGATTTCAGCTGAGGCCTGCGGGATCTTGTTAAGTTCGGTCTCTATGGCGGAGCGATCGCTGAGCAGGAGTGCCTGCCGAGAAACAATAGCCGTCACGTTGACCTGGCGGACGACGTTCACCGCCCAGGTGGTCTTCGGGTACAGGTCATGCGCCATGATGTCGATTTCTTTGGACAGGCTGCCCATGCGAGTCACGCTGGTCACTGCAACGACCACCAGCAGCAAGACCACGGCTGCAAAGGCGATAGCCAGCCTGGTACCAATCTTCAAGTTCTTCACGGTATTTCCCCTTCAGTACATTGTCAGTTTCAGGCCGCTGCCTGGTCGACCAGGCCCATGTCCTCGGCGGTCATGAGTTTTTCGATGTCGATGATGATGATCATGCGTTCGTCGACGGTGGCGA
Proteins encoded:
- a CDS encoding MCP four helix bundle domain-containing protein, whose translation is MKNLKIGTRLAIAFAAVVLLLVVVAVTSVTRMGSLSKEIDIMAHDLYPKTTWAVNVVRQVNVTAIVSRQALLLSDRSAIETELNKIPQASAEITRNIELLEANITSPEGKQALAGVQATRPVFVAALTDLQELIRAGENEAAEELLTGRMMEAQDNYLEAIRELIEFQDGLMQQGGDRAMEAAASGRVIVIGLSTAAVLIAILLAFLIARSIARPVGQVLEAAKKMAAGDFNFKLESDAKDEVGEVVRAVGEVQASVTGIIKQMNHMSIEHDKGDIDVYIDAESFEGDYRVMAEGVNGMVNGHIAVKKKAMGCVGEFGRGNFEAELEKF